The following are from one region of the Bacteroidales bacterium genome:
- a CDS encoding four helix bundle protein: MKSYRDLEIYQLAYKLALEVHKMSLKLPKYELYEQGSQIRRSSKSIKDTIAEGYGRKRYKADFIRFLVYAHASCDETLSQLNMISDIHYPENPLTNFINKYEELSKKINKFIQYVENNWRV, from the coding sequence ATGAAAAGTTACAGGGATTTAGAGATATATCAATTAGCGTATAAATTAGCTCTTGAAGTTCATAAAATGTCATTGAAGTTGCCAAAATATGAGCTGTATGAACAAGGTAGCCAAATAAGGCGGTCGTCAAAAAGTATAAAAGATACAATAGCAGAAGGATACGGAAGAAAAAGATATAAGGCTGATTTTATTAGATTTTTAGTTTATGCTCATGCATCTTGTGATGAAACTTTATCGCAATTAAACATGATAAGTGACATTCATTATCCTGAAAATCCGCTGACAAATTTTATTAATAAATATGAAGAATTAAGTAAAAAAATAAACAAATTTATTCAATATGTAGAAAATAATTGGCGTGTATGA
- the murD gene encoding UDP-N-acetylmuramoyl-L-alanine--D-glutamate ligase → MQQKRIAILGAGESGTGAAILAKKQGFDVFVSDLGKINEANKRILIKDEIKFEESKHSTNIILNADEIIKSPGIPDNIEIINSAKEKKIPVISEIEFAGRYTDAKMICITGSNGKTTTTELTYHILKNAGLNVGKAGNVGKSMAMQVAEKEFDVFVIELSSFQLDGMYDFKADIAVLLNITPDHLDRYNNTFQTYVDSKFRILQNMTENDAFIYCADDEIIIKELTKRTVKAQEYPISVKRKIEFGAYKKLNNIIFDINSNYFKMENGLLSLEGDHNIYNSLAAGITALLSSISNEQLKSSLSDFKGVEHRLERYIKVRGIQFINDSKATNVNSVWYALQTIRDDIVLIMGGKDKGNDYGVIKDLVRRKVKAIVAMGVDNSAVINAFGDIVNVYDTNSIELAVKTSYQIADEGDVVLLSPACASFDLFENYEDRGKKFKEAVRDL, encoded by the coding sequence ATGCAACAAAAAAGAATAGCCATACTCGGAGCAGGTGAAAGCGGAACAGGTGCAGCAATTCTTGCAAAAAAACAAGGATTTGATGTATTCGTGTCTGATTTAGGTAAAATAAATGAAGCAAATAAAAGAATACTGATTAAAGATGAAATAAAATTTGAAGAAAGTAAACACAGTACAAATATTATTCTAAATGCAGATGAAATAATCAAAAGTCCCGGAATACCTGACAATATAGAAATTATCAATTCAGCAAAAGAAAAAAAAATCCCTGTTATATCAGAAATTGAGTTTGCAGGAAGATATACAGATGCAAAGATGATTTGCATTACCGGAAGTAACGGGAAAACAACAACAACAGAATTGACCTATCATATTTTGAAAAATGCCGGATTGAATGTCGGTAAAGCAGGCAATGTAGGAAAATCTATGGCTATGCAAGTTGCTGAAAAAGAATTCGATGTGTTTGTAATTGAATTAAGCAGTTTTCAACTTGACGGAATGTATGACTTTAAAGCTGATATTGCTGTGTTACTGAATATCACTCCTGATCATTTGGACAGATATAATAATACATTTCAGACCTATGTAGATTCAAAATTCAGAATATTACAAAATATGACCGAAAACGATGCATTTATTTATTGTGCTGATGACGAAATCATTATTAAAGAATTAACAAAAAGAACAGTAAAAGCACAAGAATATCCTATTTCAGTTAAACGAAAAATTGAATTCGGCGCTTATAAAAAATTGAATAATATAATTTTTGATATAAACTCAAATTACTTCAAAATGGAGAACGGCTTATTATCTTTAGAAGGTGATCATAACATTTACAACTCATTGGCTGCAGGTATTACTGCATTATTAAGTAGTATCAGCAATGAACAACTAAAAAGCAGTCTGTCTGATTTTAAAGGTGTGGAACACAGGTTAGAAAGATATATTAAAGTGAGGGGTATCCAATTCATTAACGATTCAAAAGCAACAAATGTAAATTCAGTTTGGTATGCTTTGCAAACAATAAGAGACGATATTGTTTTAATAATGGGAGGAAAGGATAAAGGAAACGATTACGGAGTTATAAAGGACTTGGTCAGACGAAAAGTTAAAGCAATAGTAGCAATGGGTGTTGATAATTCTGCCGTTATCAATGCATTTGGTGATATTGTTAATGTTTACGATACAAATTCAATAGAATTAGCTGTAAAAACTTCATATCAAATTGCTGATGAAGGTGATGTTGTTTTATTATCACCGGCTTGTGCCAGTTTTGATTTGTTTGAAAATTATGAAGATCGAGGGAAAAAGTTTAAAGAAGCGGTTAGGGATTTATAA
- the mraY gene encoding phospho-N-acetylmuramoyl-pentapeptide-transferase, whose translation MFYYLFEYLDKIDFAGAGLFQYLSFRAGLAAVTSLIVSMIFGKRIINFLQKKQIGEVVRNLGLEGQYEKKGTPTMGGIIIIAAILIPVLLFADLNNIYIILMLITTVWLGFIGFVDDYIKTFKKNKAGLSGKYKIFGQISLGLIIGLTFFFSNDIQIRENPQSSTLQQEFATIDYEYPTNGEKPLKTTIPFFKNNEFDYEMLVGFMGENKKAAAWVVFVILVIIIITAVSNGANMTDGLDGLATGTSSIIGATLGIFAYVSGNLIFADYLNIMYIPNIGELVVFASAFMGATIGFLWFNSYPAQVFMGDTGSLTLGGIIAVFAIIVRKELLIPLLAGIFLIENLSVMMQVAWFKYTRKRFGKGRRIFLMAPFHHHFQKKGIPESKIVSRFWIVGILLAILTIITLKIR comes from the coding sequence ATGTTTTACTACCTATTCGAATATCTTGATAAAATTGATTTTGCCGGTGCCGGTTTATTTCAATATTTATCGTTCAGAGCAGGACTTGCTGCAGTTACTTCATTAATTGTCTCAATGATCTTCGGAAAGAGGATTATCAATTTTTTGCAAAAAAAACAAATTGGTGAGGTAGTGAGGAATCTTGGTTTGGAAGGACAATATGAAAAAAAAGGAACCCCTACTATGGGTGGTATTATTATTATTGCAGCGATATTAATTCCTGTTTTATTGTTCGCTGACCTTAATAATATTTATATCATACTAATGTTAATCACAACTGTATGGTTAGGTTTCATTGGTTTCGTTGATGATTATATTAAAACATTTAAAAAAAATAAAGCCGGTTTATCCGGAAAATATAAAATATTCGGGCAAATCAGTCTTGGGCTGATTATCGGATTAACATTCTTTTTCAGCAATGATATTCAGATAAGAGAAAATCCTCAATCAAGCACATTACAGCAAGAATTTGCCACCATTGATTACGAATATCCGACAAACGGAGAAAAACCGTTAAAAACCACTATCCCGTTTTTCAAAAATAATGAATTTGATTACGAAATGTTAGTAGGTTTTATGGGAGAGAATAAAAAGGCTGCTGCATGGGTAGTATTTGTGATTTTGGTAATTATAATTATAACAGCAGTCTCTAACGGAGCAAATATGACCGACGGTTTAGACGGCTTGGCTACCGGAACATCCTCAATTATCGGTGCAACACTCGGCATATTTGCATATGTATCCGGTAACTTAATTTTTGCCGATTATTTGAATATAATGTATATCCCGAATATTGGTGAACTCGTTGTTTTTGCAAGTGCATTTATGGGAGCAACAATCGGATTTTTATGGTTTAATTCTTATCCGGCACAAGTATTTATGGGCGATACCGGAAGTTTAACTCTCGGAGGTATAATAGCAGTGTTTGCAATTATCGTCAGAAAAGAATTACTCATTCCTTTATTAGCAGGTATCTTTTTAATAGAGAATTTATCTGTAATGATGCAAGTGGCTTGGTTTAAATATACAAGAAAAAGATTCGGTAAAGGAAGAAGAATATTTCTTATGGCACCTTTTCACCATCATTTTCAAAAAAAAGGAATACCGGAAAGCAAAATTGTATCACGATTTTGGATAGTGGGAATTTTGCTGGCGATTTTAACAATCATTACATTAAAAATCAGATAA
- a CDS encoding UDP-N-acetylmuramoyl-L-alanyl-D-glutamate--2,6-diaminopimelate ligase, with the protein MLKNINYKLISGSVDFDITGISFDSRKTYAGHLFVAVSGANVNGHDYINKAIENGAVAVLIQNDIPAIENITVIKTENSSYSLGVIASNFYGNPSSKLKLIGITGTNGKTTVATLLYKLFLSLEKKSGLVSTVTNYINNKEYKADYTTPDALSFNYLLNKMAEAGCEYCFAEISSHSVHQNRIAGLTFSGGVFTNITHDHLDYHKTFSEYLNIKKQFFDSLTQDSFVLTNTDDKNGKIIIQNTKAKTYTYAVKSFADFKTKIIESHIDGMLLNTANKEYWTLLTGSFNAYNITAVFATAEILGINEDEILTTLSGLTAVKGRFETIKINNITAVIDYAHSPDALKNVLKTINEIRKPDQDLITVVGAGGDRDKTKRPIMAEIAVKGSTKVILTSDNPRSEDPESIIEDMYAGVKNMKNPVMKIADRKEAINTAVILARKGDIILIAGKGHEDYQEVKGVRKHFDDKETVEEFLTNL; encoded by the coding sequence ATACTAAAAAATATCAATTATAAACTTATATCAGGTTCAGTTGATTTTGATATTACAGGAATCAGTTTCGATTCACGCAAAACTTATGCCGGTCATCTGTTTGTTGCCGTGTCCGGAGCAAATGTTAATGGCCATGATTACATAAATAAAGCAATTGAAAACGGTGCTGTTGCCGTACTCATACAAAATGATATTCCGGCAATTGAAAACATAACTGTTATAAAAACAGAAAATTCATCATATTCGCTTGGTGTAATTGCATCAAACTTTTACGGAAATCCGTCTTCAAAACTAAAATTAATCGGTATAACAGGAACTAACGGCAAAACTACTGTTGCAACATTATTATATAAACTCTTTTTATCACTCGAAAAAAAATCAGGTTTAGTATCAACAGTAACAAATTACATAAATAATAAAGAATATAAAGCTGATTACACTACACCTGATGCTCTTTCATTTAACTATTTATTGAATAAAATGGCAGAAGCCGGTTGTGAATATTGTTTTGCCGAAATCAGTTCTCATTCTGTGCATCAAAACAGAATTGCGGGTTTAACTTTTTCCGGTGGTGTTTTCACAAATATCACACATGATCATTTAGATTATCACAAGACATTTTCAGAATATCTAAATATAAAAAAACAATTTTTTGATTCTTTGACGCAAGATTCTTTTGTATTAACTAATACAGATGATAAAAACGGTAAAATAATTATACAAAACACTAAAGCAAAAACATATACTTATGCAGTAAAATCATTTGCCGATTTTAAAACAAAAATAATTGAAAGCCACATTGACGGTATGCTTCTGAATACAGCAAACAAAGAATATTGGACTTTATTAACCGGTTCATTCAATGCATATAATATTACTGCCGTTTTTGCAACAGCCGAAATATTAGGAATTAATGAAGATGAAATATTAACAACTTTGAGTGGTTTAACAGCTGTAAAAGGCAGGTTTGAAACAATCAAAATAAATAACATTACTGCTGTTATTGATTATGCTCACAGTCCTGATGCTTTAAAAAATGTTTTAAAAACAATTAATGAAATCAGAAAACCCGATCAGGACCTCATAACTGTTGTGGGTGCCGGAGGTGACAGAGACAAAACGAAACGCCCGATAATGGCCGAAATTGCAGTTAAAGGCAGCACAAAAGTAATACTGACATCAGATAATCCGAGAAGCGAAGATCCCGAAAGCATTATTGAAGATATGTATGCCGGAGTAAAAAATATGAAAAATCCGGTAATGAAAATTGCTGACAGAAAAGAGGCAATTAATACAGCCGTAATTCTGGCAAGGAAAGGAGATATCATTTTAATTGCAGGTAAAGGCCATGAAGATTATCAAGAAGTAAAAGGAGTCAGAAAACATTTTGACGACAAAGAAACAGTTGAAGAATTTCTAACAAACCTGTAA
- a CDS encoding nucleotidyltransferase domain-containing protein: MIQRQDIILYLSTNKAFFYKEFGIKKIGIFGSFARDEQTEKSDIDIDN; this comes from the coding sequence ATGATACAAAGGCAAGACATAATATTATATTTATCAACAAATAAAGCATTTTTTTACAAAGAATTCGGAATAAAAAAAATTGGTATTTTCGGCTCATTTGCACGTGATGAGCAAACTGAAAAAAGCGATATTGATATTGATAATTGA
- a CDS encoding transpeptidase family protein, with the protein MSSEKTPNIKEKIIARTALVYVLLLIFILYLFIKLFQIIFLEKDQWQKKINEIAVDLKEDMPDRGNIYDEKEKILATSVSYFDIRMDTRAGGLTDKLFNKNIDSLSYYLSHFLKDKTQSEYKLYLKKARKNSVGYLKIANKLTYDEFVTIKEFPLFNLSSNKGGFISKRTTLRKRPFAGLLRRTIGFLGEDKKTGLIQGKAGLEYTYNRELGGRAGKSYMQKIGGGNWRNIKGGEVLETEHGVDLITTIDIDLQDYVDDILRKQLTNLKADYGSVVVMEVETGYIKAVANLKRYKNNTFAEVLNYAVGENLAPGSTFKLPVLMAVLEDGYVDLDDYIQTGNGHIMYHGVPVDDAGDASYGTIPVWKVFAKSSNVGMLKIIDDNYVKKGRIERFLKQLNAIGIGEVSGVDIYGEHKPFINNPDYHDLWARSSPGMIAHGYEVKISPLQLLTFYNAVANDGVMMKPRIVKRLEKNGIIIKEFKPEISNSMICSKSTLLKAQQILRDVVVKGTANDINTDKYKISGKTGTTEHYDIKQKRHTEKYRASFVGYFPSDRPKYSIIVVINKPQKDYYGALAAAPVFKKIADKIFSKDSDINPPVKTNINSNAVIPYSKNGFQNDLNRIFATVLIPVNNETNSEWISTETQKDMVVYHNMNFESTIMPDLKFMGARDAIYIIEKMGLKPILRGKGFVLNQSVEAGTNVKKGTRVLIELR; encoded by the coding sequence ATGTCTTCTGAAAAAACACCAAATATAAAAGAGAAAATAATTGCCAGAACAGCACTTGTCTATGTGCTGCTTCTCATTTTTATTCTCTACTTATTTATTAAACTTTTTCAGATTATATTTTTGGAGAAAGACCAATGGCAAAAAAAAATAAATGAAATTGCTGTTGATTTGAAAGAAGATATGCCTGACAGAGGTAATATTTACGATGAAAAGGAAAAAATCCTTGCAACTTCAGTCAGTTATTTCGACATCAGGATGGACACAAGAGCAGGAGGTTTAACTGATAAGTTATTTAATAAAAACATTGATTCATTATCATATTATCTGTCTCACTTTTTAAAAGACAAAACACAAAGCGAGTATAAATTATACTTGAAAAAAGCTCGGAAAAATTCTGTCGGGTATTTAAAAATTGCAAATAAACTCACTTATGACGAATTTGTTACAATAAAAGAATTCCCTCTGTTCAATTTAAGTTCAAATAAGGGCGGCTTTATAAGTAAAAGAACTACCCTGAGAAAAAGACCCTTTGCCGGTTTGCTCAGAAGAACCATCGGCTTTTTGGGAGAAGATAAAAAAACCGGCTTGATACAAGGGAAAGCAGGTCTTGAATATACATATAATCGAGAACTGGGAGGAAGGGCAGGCAAATCATATATGCAAAAAATCGGCGGCGGAAATTGGAGAAATATTAAAGGCGGCGAGGTATTGGAAACTGAACATGGTGTTGATCTTATAACAACTATTGATATCGACTTACAAGATTATGTAGATGATATTTTAAGAAAACAATTAACCAATTTAAAAGCAGATTATGGTTCTGTAGTAGTTATGGAAGTAGAAACCGGATATATTAAAGCTGTTGCAAATCTTAAAAGATATAAAAATAACACATTTGCGGAAGTTCTTAATTATGCCGTAGGTGAAAATCTGGCACCCGGTTCAACTTTTAAATTACCGGTATTAATGGCTGTTTTAGAAGACGGTTATGTTGACCTTGATGATTATATTCAAACAGGTAACGGTCATATTATGTATCATGGTGTTCCGGTTGATGATGCCGGAGATGCAAGTTACGGAACTATTCCGGTTTGGAAAGTTTTTGCAAAATCATCCAATGTTGGTATGCTTAAAATTATTGATGATAATTATGTTAAAAAAGGACGAATTGAAAGATTTCTAAAGCAATTAAATGCAATCGGAATTGGTGAAGTATCAGGTGTTGATATTTACGGAGAACATAAACCGTTCATTAATAATCCGGATTATCATGATTTATGGGCAAGATCCTCTCCGGGTATGATAGCACACGGATATGAAGTAAAAATTTCACCCTTGCAATTGCTTACATTCTATAATGCAGTTGCCAATGATGGTGTTATGATGAAACCGAGAATCGTAAAAAGATTGGAAAAAAACGGTATTATCATAAAAGAATTTAAGCCTGAAATTTCAAATTCCATGATTTGTTCAAAATCTACATTACTAAAGGCTCAACAAATATTAAGAGATGTAGTTGTAAAAGGAACTGCAAATGATATCAACACTGATAAATATAAAATATCAGGTAAAACGGGAACAACAGAGCATTACGATATTAAACAAAAAAGACATACGGAAAAATACAGAGCATCATTTGTCGGTTATTTCCCTTCCGACAGACCAAAATATTCAATTATTGTTGTTATAAATAAACCGCAAAAAGATTATTACGGTGCATTAGCAGCTGCTCCGGTTTTCAAAAAAATTGCTGATAAAATATTTTCAAAAGACAGTGATATTAATCCGCCTGTAAAAACAAATATTAACAGCAATGCAGTTATTCCGTATTCTAAAAACGGCTTTCAAAATGATCTGAACAGAATTTTTGCAACAGTACTTATTCCTGTAAACAATGAAACAAATTCAGAGTGGATATCAACAGAAACTCAAAAAGATATGGTTGTATATCACAATATGAACTTTGAGTCGACTATAATGCCCGACCTGAAATTTATGGGTGCGAGAGATGCAATATATATTATTGAAAAAATGGGATTAAAACCAATTTTAAGAGGAAAAGGTTTTGTTTTAAATCAATCGGTTGAAGCCGGTACAAATGTAAAAAAAGGTACAAGAGTTTTGATTGAATTAAGATAG
- the rsmH gene encoding 16S rRNA (cytosine(1402)-N(4))-methyltransferase RsmH — protein sequence MNNEYHIPVLLNKSVEGLNIKPDGIYVDVTFGGGGHSKKILKKLKTGKLIAFDQDIDVKKIVEKLKSDKKYKDKFIFFQANFKYLLNFLKYSGFSKVDGIIADLGVSSHQFNDQERGFSFRLGGIPDMRMNKYAKSTALDILNNYSEEQLYFILKTYGELKSAYKLSAAIVKNREINDLNQLNKIITQTIKTNKEFKILAKVYQALRIETNKELDTLKVLISQSAKALKKGGRFVVISYHSLEDRLVKNYFKYNNFEGNLITDIYGRQNKDFNEISGKVIVPEEEEIKINNRARSAKLRIAEKV from the coding sequence ATGAATAATGAGTATCATATTCCTGTATTGCTAAATAAGTCTGTTGAAGGATTAAACATTAAGCCTGACGGTATTTACGTTGATGTAACTTTTGGAGGAGGAGGACATTCAAAAAAAATTTTAAAAAAATTAAAAACCGGCAAATTAATAGCATTTGATCAAGATATTGACGTAAAAAAAATTGTTGAAAAATTAAAGTCAGATAAAAAGTATAAAGATAAGTTCATTTTTTTTCAAGCTAATTTTAAATACTTATTGAATTTTCTGAAATATTCGGGATTTAGCAAGGTTGACGGAATTATAGCTGATCTTGGAGTATCTTCTCATCAGTTTAATGATCAAGAGAGGGGATTTTCTTTCAGATTAGGAGGAATACCGGATATGAGAATGAATAAATATGCGAAATCAACTGCTCTTGATATATTGAATAATTACAGTGAAGAACAATTATACTTCATTTTAAAAACATACGGCGAGCTTAAAAGCGCATATAAATTATCTGCAGCAATTGTAAAAAACAGAGAGATTAATGATCTGAATCAACTTAACAAAATTATTACTCAAACTATAAAAACAAATAAAGAATTCAAGATACTGGCAAAAGTTTATCAAGCATTAAGAATTGAGACAAATAAAGAACTTGATACCTTAAAGGTTTTAATATCCCAAAGTGCTAAGGCTTTGAAAAAAGGAGGAAGATTCGTTGTAATCAGTTATCATTCTTTGGAAGACAGATTGGTAAAAAATTATTTTAAATATAACAATTTTGAAGGAAACCTGATTACTGACATATACGGCCGACAAAATAAAGATTTTAATGAAATTTCCGGAAAAGTAATAGTTCCTGAAGAAGAAGAAATAAAAATTAATAACAGAGCAAGAAGTGCAAAATTAAGGATTGCTGAAAAAGTATAA
- a CDS encoding protein mraZ: MTSFIGDYTVKIDSKGRISFPSAFLKQMPTGSSEKFVVKTDVYEKCLIIYTLEEWDRQTKIIRAKTNTFNPKHATFLREFYKGTAELKLDSNNRILIPSRLLEYAEINKDVYMLAQDKRIELWATENYKSKELGPDELAKLAEEIMGGDLPDL; this comes from the coding sequence ATGACAAGTTTTATAGGTGATTATACGGTAAAAATTGATTCAAAGGGAAGAATTTCTTTTCCTTCTGCTTTTCTTAAGCAGATGCCCACAGGATCCTCCGAAAAATTTGTTGTAAAAACTGATGTTTATGAGAAGTGCTTAATTATATACACATTAGAAGAATGGGATCGGCAAACAAAAATTATTCGTGCAAAAACAAATACATTTAATCCTAAACATGCAACTTTTTTAAGAGAATTCTATAAAGGAACAGCTGAATTAAAACTTGATTCTAACAATAGAATTTTGATCCCTTCAAGATTACTGGAGTATGCTGAAATTAATAAAGATGTATATATGTTGGCTCAAGATAAAAGAATTGAACTGTGGGCAACAGAAAACTATAAAAGCAAAGAATTGGGACCGGATGAACTGGCAAAATTAGCAGAAGAAATTATGGGCGGTGATTTGCCTGATCTTTAA
- a CDS encoding GNAT family N-acetyltransferase, giving the protein MKDIISAVDKKLLEAELTDDKFMRMTNFGDNAIYVCTAHDSPNVMREVGRLREFAFRKAGGGTGKVVDIDSYDTAETPYKQLIVWDPEDKEITGGYRFIDLNELSKEKLPNLKLATQGLLHFSEKFIKDYLPYTIELGRSFVQPNFQSGSFFRKTLFALDNLWDGLGALLVLNPDVKYFFGKVTMYNHFDKFARDLILYFMNHHFKDEEKLVYPIEPLKYHHNVKELEKYFLGHDYDENKKILSKEVRARGENIPPLINSYMSISRTMKCFGTSINMNFGNVEETGILITVKDIYESKKRRHLMI; this is encoded by the coding sequence ATGAAAGATATTATTTCGGCAGTTGACAAAAAACTATTGGAAGCTGAATTAACTGATGATAAATTTATGCGCATGACAAACTTCGGTGATAATGCCATTTATGTTTGTACGGCACATGATTCACCAAATGTTATGAGGGAAGTTGGTCGTTTAAGAGAATTTGCCTTCAGAAAAGCAGGAGGGGGTACGGGAAAAGTTGTTGATATTGACAGTTACGATACAGCTGAAACACCATATAAGCAATTGATTGTTTGGGATCCTGAAGATAAAGAAATTACGGGAGGATACCGATTTATTGATTTGAATGAATTATCAAAAGAAAAACTCCCAAATCTTAAACTTGCCACACAGGGTCTTTTACATTTTTCGGAAAAATTTATAAAAGATTATCTGCCTTATACAATTGAATTAGGACGTTCGTTTGTACAACCTAATTTTCAATCGGGCAGTTTTTTCAGAAAAACATTATTTGCTTTGGATAATTTATGGGACGGACTCGGAGCTTTATTAGTACTAAATCCTGATGTTAAATATTTTTTCGGTAAAGTAACCATGTATAATCATTTTGATAAATTTGCAAGAGATCTGATTCTATATTTCATGAATCATCATTTTAAAGACGAAGAAAAACTTGTATATCCTATAGAACCCCTTAAGTATCATCACAATGTAAAAGAACTTGAAAAATATTTTTTGGGACATGATTATGATGAAAATAAAAAAATATTGTCAAAAGAAGTAAGAGCAAGAGGAGAAAATATTCCGCCCTTGATTAATTCATACATGAGTATTTCAAGAACAATGAAATGCTTCGGAACGTCAATTAACATGAATTTCGGCAATGTTGAAGAAACAGGAATATTAATTACGGTTAAAGATATTTATGAAAGTAAAAAAAGAAGACATTTAATGATTTAA
- a CDS encoding transglutaminase-like domain-containing protein: MENNELKALIKLLDDTDPIVYDAVKIRLLEADENIIPDLQSAVSISRNQLFIERTAGIINNLRYRNIDKELNNWVKSESNDLLYGSFLIAKYQYPKINFNDVNEKLNKIINDLRLEINLYLTGLQQIRKINHTLYNIHRFTGDFTNIINPDNSYVNKVLERKKSNDISIAILYIHIAQKLGLPVYGINFPRNFLLAFIDEKSEDTLFYINPFNKGAIITKKDIEAFLKNHQIKSKGNYFEVCSNYTILKRLLKFLVHSYSRKNNKEKLDEIKRILLFFEK, translated from the coding sequence ATGGAAAACAATGAACTGAAAGCATTAATAAAATTATTGGATGATACTGATCCGATAGTTTATGATGCAGTGAAAATAAGATTACTTGAAGCAGACGAAAATATTATTCCTGATCTGCAATCGGCAGTGAGCATTTCCCGAAATCAACTTTTTATTGAAAGAACAGCCGGGATTATCAATAACTTACGTTACAGAAATATTGATAAAGAATTAAATAATTGGGTAAAAAGTGAAAGTAATGATTTGCTGTACGGCTCATTTTTAATAGCAAAATATCAATATCCTAAAATTAATTTTAATGATGTTAATGAGAAACTTAATAAAATAATTAATGATTTAAGATTAGAAATCAATTTATACTTAACAGGTCTTCAGCAAATTAGAAAAATTAATCATACACTTTACAATATTCATAGATTTACGGGCGATTTCACTAACATTATTAACCCTGATAATTCATATGTGAACAAAGTTTTGGAAAGAAAAAAAAGCAATGACATATCTATTGCTATTCTCTATATTCATATTGCTCAAAAGTTGGGATTACCGGTTTACGGTATTAATTTTCCAAGAAATTTCTTACTTGCTTTCATCGATGAAAAATCTGAAGATACATTATTCTATATCAATCCCTTCAATAAAGGTGCTATTATTACAAAAAAAGATATTGAAGCATTTTTAAAGAATCATCAAATAAAATCTAAAGGAAACTACTTTGAAGTATGTTCAAATTATACCATACTGAAAAGACTTCTTAAATTTTTGGTTCACTCATACAGCAGGAAAAACAACAAAGAAAAACTTGATGAGATAAAACGCATTTTATTATTCTTTGAAAAGTAA